From a region of the Listeria monocytogenes ATCC 19117 genome:
- the purB gene encoding adenylosuccinate lyase has translation MLERYTRKEMGNIWTEQNRYQAWLEVEILACEAWAELGDIPKEDVAKIRANAKFDVDRIHEIELETRHDVVAFTRSVSESLGAERKWVHYGLTSTDVVDTANSYLLKQANEILRKDLENFIAIIGEKAKEHKYTVTMGRTHGVHAEPTTFGLKLALWYEEMKRNLERFNFAADGVEFGKISGAVGTYANIDPFVEAYVCEKLGTTPAPISTQTLQRDRHAEYLATLALIATSVEKFAVEVRALQKSEVREVEEFFAKGQKGSSAMPHKRNPIGSENVTGLARVIRGHMVTAYENVPLWHERDISHSSAERIILPDSTILLDYILNRFGNIVKNLTVFPENMKRNMDRTLGLIYSQRVLLALIDKGLAREAAYDVVQPRAMEAWEKQVPFRELVEQDATIIENLSAEEIADCFDYNYHLKNVDLIFDRLGL, from the coding sequence ATGTTAGAACGTTATACTCGTAAAGAAATGGGCAACATTTGGACAGAACAAAATCGTTATCAGGCTTGGCTAGAAGTGGAGATTTTGGCTTGTGAAGCATGGGCAGAGCTTGGTGATATTCCGAAAGAAGATGTTGCGAAGATCCGTGCTAATGCAAAGTTTGATGTGGATCGGATTCATGAGATTGAACTAGAAACGAGACATGATGTTGTGGCATTTACTCGTTCAGTTTCTGAGTCGCTTGGTGCGGAACGTAAATGGGTTCATTATGGCTTAACTTCAACAGACGTAGTGGATACAGCGAATTCTTATTTACTTAAACAAGCGAATGAGATTTTGCGTAAGGATTTGGAAAATTTCATTGCGATTATTGGCGAAAAAGCAAAAGAACATAAATATACCGTAACAATGGGACGTACACATGGTGTTCACGCGGAACCTACTACTTTTGGCTTGAAGCTTGCTCTATGGTACGAGGAAATGAAACGTAACCTAGAACGTTTTAATTTTGCAGCTGATGGTGTGGAATTCGGGAAAATCTCTGGTGCGGTCGGGACGTATGCGAATATTGATCCTTTTGTGGAGGCTTACGTATGTGAAAAATTAGGAACAACTCCTGCGCCGATTTCTACACAAACGTTGCAACGCGATCGCCATGCAGAATATTTGGCAACACTTGCATTAATTGCAACTTCTGTAGAAAAATTTGCGGTAGAAGTACGTGCACTGCAAAAAAGTGAAGTGCGTGAAGTGGAAGAATTCTTTGCAAAAGGACAAAAAGGTTCATCTGCAATGCCGCATAAACGTAATCCAATTGGTTCTGAAAATGTAACTGGATTAGCGCGCGTTATTCGCGGTCATATGGTTACTGCTTATGAAAATGTGCCACTTTGGCATGAACGTGATATTTCTCATAGCTCAGCGGAACGAATTATTCTGCCAGATTCCACTATTTTACTTGATTATATTTTGAATCGTTTTGGAAATATCGTGAAAAACTTGACGGTGTTCCCAGAAAATATGAAACGCAATATGGACAGAACACTGGGACTTATTTATTCACAGCGTGTATTACTGGCACTTATTGATAAAGGTTTAGCTCGTGAGGCGGCGTATGATGTCGTACAACCAAGAGCAATGGAAGCTTGGGAAAAACAAGTACCTTTCCGTGAATTAGTAGAACAAGATGCAACCATTATTGAAAACCTATCTGCGGAAGAAATTGCAGATTGCTTTGATTACAACTATCACCTGAAGAATGTCGACTTAATTTTTGATCGTTTAGGATTATAA
- the purK gene encoding 5-(carboxyamino)imidazole ribonucleotide synthase, giving the protein MDKKFLLTNSTIGIIGGGQLGRMLALAAKAMGYRIIVLDPTADCPAAQVSDEQIIADYDDKVALRELSEKADVVTYEFENIDYDALKMTQNLVSVPQGSELLSITQDRILEKAYLESANINIAPYAVIVEQDEIENEIKSIGYPAVLKTAQGGYDGKGQVVIHDARDIETAARLLRYGSCVLEAWIPFEKEISVVVARNLDGQIETFPVAENVHVNNILHTTTAPADVADDVHEEAEEIARKLADVLQLCGVLAVEMFVTKSGAIYVNELAPRPHNSGHFTIEACSISQFTQHIRAIVGLPLVKPELLKPALMINILGQHVDAVNKQMVNYPHWFVHYYGKKEAKINRKMGHVTVLADEPKAVIQDLEETQIWK; this is encoded by the coding sequence TTGGATAAAAAATTTTTACTGACAAATAGTACTATTGGTATTATTGGTGGCGGACAACTTGGACGTATGCTTGCTCTTGCGGCGAAAGCGATGGGGTATCGTATTATTGTTCTTGATCCTACCGCTGATTGCCCAGCTGCTCAAGTAAGTGATGAACAAATTATTGCTGACTATGATGATAAAGTAGCATTACGCGAACTTTCCGAAAAAGCAGATGTAGTTACATATGAATTTGAAAATATCGACTATGATGCTTTGAAAATGACGCAAAACTTAGTATCTGTCCCGCAAGGATCGGAATTGCTTTCGATTACACAGGATAGGATTTTGGAAAAAGCTTATCTGGAATCAGCTAATATTAACATTGCGCCGTATGCGGTTATAGTGGAACAAGATGAAATTGAAAATGAAATTAAAAGTATTGGATATCCTGCTGTTTTAAAAACGGCACAAGGTGGATACGACGGGAAAGGGCAAGTGGTTATTCATGATGCAAGGGATATTGAAACAGCAGCGAGATTGTTGCGATACGGCTCTTGTGTACTAGAAGCTTGGATTCCTTTTGAAAAAGAGATTTCTGTGGTTGTCGCACGTAATTTAGATGGGCAAATAGAAACTTTTCCAGTTGCAGAAAATGTACATGTAAATAATATTTTGCATACAACTACGGCTCCTGCAGATGTGGCGGATGACGTGCATGAGGAAGCGGAAGAAATTGCGAGAAAGTTAGCAGATGTACTTCAATTATGTGGTGTTTTAGCAGTAGAAATGTTTGTGACAAAATCAGGGGCTATTTATGTAAATGAACTTGCTCCAAGACCTCATAATTCTGGGCATTTTACAATTGAAGCTTGTTCTATTTCTCAGTTTACGCAGCATATTCGAGCGATTGTTGGATTGCCACTTGTAAAACCAGAACTCTTAAAACCAGCCTTAATGATTAATATTTTAGGGCAACATGTCGATGCAGTGAATAAACAAATGGTGAATTATCCACATTGGTTTGTACATTATTATGGAAAAAAAGAAGCGAAAATCAATCGCAAAATGGGTCATGTTACTGTGCTTGCTGATGAACCAAAAGCGGTTATACAAGATTTAGAAGAAACGCAAATTTGGAAGTAA
- the purE gene encoding 5-(carboxyamino)imidazole ribonucleotide mutase translates to MPAVIGVIMGSTSDWDTMKKACDVLDELEIAYEKKVVSAHRTPDLMFQYAEQARERGLKIIIAGAGGAAHLPGMIAAKTTLPVIGVPIKSKALNGMDSLLSIVQMPGGVPVATVAIGESGAVNAGLLAAQILSITDDAITNRLQKRRATLEETVLESSDYLG, encoded by the coding sequence ATGCCTGCTGTAATTGGTGTCATTATGGGGAGTACCTCAGATTGGGATACAATGAAAAAAGCATGTGATGTATTAGATGAATTAGAAATAGCTTATGAGAAAAAAGTGGTTTCTGCTCATCGTACACCAGATTTAATGTTTCAATATGCAGAACAAGCGCGGGAACGTGGTTTGAAAATTATTATTGCCGGTGCTGGGGGCGCGGCGCATTTGCCAGGTATGATTGCGGCAAAGACGACTTTGCCTGTTATTGGTGTGCCAATTAAATCAAAAGCGTTGAATGGAATGGATTCGTTACTTTCTATTGTACAGATGCCTGGAGGTGTCCCGGTAGCGACAGTTGCTATTGGAGAAAGTGGTGCTGTAAATGCTGGCCTTCTAGCGGCGCAAATTTTATCCATAACGGACGATGCAATTACTAACAGATTACAAAAAAGACGTGCTACACTAGAAGAAACAGTTCTAGAAAGTAGTGATTATCTTGGATAA